Within Acinetobacter pullicarnis, the genomic segment AACCTATGCTGACCGTTAATTGTCGTAATAACCACTCATGGTTAGCCACTACCAGCCTTAACTTTTCCAGTGTTTTATTTGCGGACGCTGTCTGTGCCTGGCAGGATCAGCACAAACTCTTCACCACCATAACGGGCGAAAAAGTCATAGTTCCTGCTATGGCGCTGAAACAGAGCCGCGACTTGACTCAGTGCCTCATCTCCTGCGGCATGACCATAGCTGTCGTTAAAACTCTTAAAGTGATCAATATCAATCAATGCCAGTACAAAAGATTGTCCTGTTCTTTGCCAGCGAGCAAATTCAGCTTCAAACTTGAGGTCAAAAGCTCTTCTGTTGTTCACCCCTGTCAGCGCATCCGTCATGCTGGTATTATGTAATTTCGCCGACTTTTTTCAGCTCCAGTATGGCGATCACTTGTCTGGACAGAGCCTGCAAAGAGCTTATCTGCCGCTGGTTCAGCTGCTTAGGAACATGATCATAGACACAAATAGTACCAATCACTGCACCTTCGGGATCAATCAGCGGCGAGCCAGCATAAAATCGGTAGCCAGGTCCTGAAATCACCATAGCATTGGTACTGAATCTGTGATCTAAAGTAGCGTCAGGGACCACCATTACCGCATCAGGTGTTTCCATTGCATACACGCAAAAGGACTCTTTAATTAATACAGAGGTACGCGAAATACCAACTTTTGCAATTAGATTCAGCTTTGTGTCATCGGTTCGCGTCACCATAGCCACTGGTGCATCACAGATATAACACGCCAGTTCAGTGATATCCCGCAGGTTCTGATCTGCTTCAGCAGGTGCTTTTAGTGTGGTTTCTGCACTAGCTGTTTGAGCTAAACTAAAGGTCATGTACTTCTCCGTTTTTCTACTGCATTTTTCAAAGATCCTGCATAGAAAAATGAATTAAATCGTTGATTTAACTCTAGCATAGATCTGTCAGACTTGAAGTTATCTCTGTAGCAATGGTATTGTTTTGTACAATATTCGCCTGCTTGATTTGAGTTTTAGCTGTATTTATAAACTTTTGGCTTTTCCGGTCGCAGGCTCTATAATTTGCTCGTTTAAATCCAACTCTTCGTCTAACGTCATCTATTTAGTGTGCATGCGGCCTCCGGAGCATTTTCCGTGGCTTATTTTACCGAAGCATCGGGATTGCTAAATAGAGCTGAACGCTGTAATGCGCTTTCGAACTGAGCTTTCCGTAACTTCGGCATTAGTTCATGTACCTTGCTTACTGGATGTTGGTTGACGCGCAGCAGCACGTCCGTCAGATAATCGTAAACGTTAATAGCAGTGTTGACCTTGCTTTGAATGACGCCAACATGCTTAGCACCAAGCTCCGTTCAGCAGAATCACAGCCAGTTTTTCAGTTATCCCAAGTGTCACTCAGATTAAAGGCCGCCATACCGGATGTAGTGCCAACAAGAAAACTAAAACACAACTTCGCTGATCATCGCTGAGTGTTTATAAATCGTCTCCCATCACCGGTATCGATAAGCAGATAAGCCTGGTTATGCCATTAGCAGTTCTTGAAGCATTCCTGCTTTCAATGTCGTCAACGTGATCACGATTTGAGTTGAGATAACGACTCTGTTGCTGAAGACTCTCAGTTAATTGCCACTCACCAGATTCAAGAACAGCACCCGCTAACTCGGCACATACTGTTGCAAAACCATAAAGCGCTTGATTATCGCGGGTAAAACGCAGCGGCATCGTCTGGCCTTTTACAAGAAGGGACCATTCCAAAACTCTGTACTTACCTTTTAATCGGTTACTGACAAAAATAGTTATACTTGTACCGCTGGCGCCAACAACTAAAAAGCTCGTGATAGCTAGTCCTATCAGAGACCATAACTCTGGTTTCCCACTTAGTAACAGTGGATTAGGCAAATGACTCCTCAAAACGAGATCAGCA encodes:
- a CDS encoding GAF domain-containing protein, which gives rise to MTFSLAQTASAETTLKAPAEADQNLRDITELACYICDAPVAMVTRTDDTKLNLIAKVGISRTSVLIKESFCVYAMETPDAVMVVPDATLDHRFSTNAMVISGPGYRFYAGSPLIDPEGAVIGTICVYDHVPKQLNQRQISSLQALSRQVIAILELKKVGEIT